The Diorhabda carinulata isolate Delta chromosome 4, icDioCari1.1, whole genome shotgun sequence genomic interval AATGTTTTCGGACCAACACGGGATTAAAACAGGGAGATTAGCTATCCACTTCGCTGTTTAATATTGCAAATGGttagtttcatttttgttttccacaaaaataaattcaaagacTAAACAACAGGAccacaataaaaaatgatagaCATAGAACAGGAAGGAACAAGGAAAGTAGGGAGACCGAAGAAAAGATGGCACGCAGAGGTGGAGACTTAATAGAGAGAGAGAATGTATTATACAGTAaacatcatatatatatatatatatatatatatatatatatatatatatatatatatatatatatatatataagacaATTTCCAATATATCTGTGGTTTTGGTGACACAGTCAATCAAACACAATTGTGTTTCTCGGTaagaaaagtaatttattgttattaacatgtaaactaaaaattacatgaaacaaAAGTATGCACCTATTTAgtactaaacaaatatttcatacctgtaagaaaagaaacgacatttaatgttattattaacaatgtctgttccaaaatcacaaattaaaataaacttaaaaatgaaattgttttccaGCACACAATCACACAACACGACATTCGAGGTTATGCCCTGCTTCCCATCGATGACAGTGACAGATCATCTGTCACAAACGGACTTTATGTGACGTACGGCAAAataacacgcaaaagaaaattatatttttctttacatctCCCCTCCCAGCGAAGATAGGAGACTATATTTTCACATCCATGTCTTCAAAAGTAGGCAGGAGCTGGCGTTAGCTTCGAGATGTGGAAAAAGTTTGACTCTGATCTTCTATGGTCAGTGCTTATCTTGAAGattgagtttgaaattttttctatgattttataGGGTCCAAGTCTCAATTCATCTAGCTTCTTCCTATTGAGTTTGTTTccattttctacaaaaacagTATCACCAACTTTGAAgtctatattttttctgtttttgtcataaattgtCTTGTTGTAATTATGtgatttgattgtattttttagTGCCTTTTCTCTGGCCTGGATTAAATCGTAGTCAGACTTCTTTTGTTTCAGCTCATTTGGCAAAATCGTGACATCTGTGCCATAAAGTAGGTACTTTGGAGCATATCCAGTAACAGTGTGTTCCGtttcattgtatttttgtaCACAACTGTGAGCTACAGATGTCCATGCTTTTTTCTTGTCATGTTCGTTCATTCTGCACCTTATTTTATTGACCAATGTTTGATTTAATCTCTCGTTTAAGCCGTTTGAGAAAGGAGAGTTCACTGCTgtaaaaattatgggaatattattttcatccaaAAATCTCTTGAATTCCTTAGAGTTGATACCTGGGTATTGGTCTGATAATATCAATTCAATGTTATCACTCTCTGCACAATTCTTTATCATCTTTATGAAGTCATTTGCATTTTGGGTACTTGATGTTAGAATATATGCATATCGGGTGAAATGATCTGATAAAAGGTGTAAATATCTCTTCGTTGATCTGGTACCTCCGAAACCTCCTATGGTGTCAATAGAGCATATCTGAAAAGGTTTTGTAGCAGGACCCAAATGAGACATCAGTCCATATTTATTATGTCCTCTTGATTTATTCTTTAAACATACTATACAACCCTCAcagattaattttatgtttttagtcATATTTTCTGCTGCATACACTGAGCTAATCATTTTCTGCATCTGTTTAATTCCTATGTTGCCTAGATCTGTATGTACATTTTTCTTGAGTTCTATGCTCAATTCCTCtgatataatgattttttcctttttctttacTTGCTTGTagtaaacattatttctttttactaACTTTCCTTTTCTGCATtgtataacaatatatatatatatatatatatatatatatatatatatatatatatatatataactgcatctaaatgctcttgattttaggtctcttttgtttcaaaattagattttttatttttttcatagtttttaaaagaaagataaattttgacgtttcaacaaAACTTACCCCATAAAAATCCACTCGGTCTAAATCATCAGTATAAGTGCCGTTATCGGACATACCTATTTCTGTTATCATAATTCCGTAAGGTTCATAAAGTTTTGTTAACCAATTTAATACTTTACGAACACCGAAGGGAACGCTCTAAAAATTGAGATTCACAATTAGTTCTGAATAGTAATTTAAATAGGAGGAATATATCTCTACATTTTTAGGTATACAAAAACTGgatattttaataagaaatagaagaatatgagtgaaataatgaaaagaaaaaattattttcaggcTACAGGACATGTGAATTATATGCACACAAACACACCCACGTACTCATGCACACATACACGCATACTCGTACACGTGCACACATACAATCCGACAAAAATGGCATGCGGTCGAATATTAAGATGCTCGACTTGTCCTTCAATATAATTAACTTACCACAAAGATTCCGTTAGACTCTACTGTCCATGAAGGATCAAACGAATCAGCTACTCCAAGATCAGCATTGTAACTAGTTTCGTTTGGCGGGGCTTCACGTACATCTCTTGCTAGTTGCGTAAAATAATGATTCACAGCTAAGAAGTCAGCAGTTCCTTTTATGTATTCGATTTCTTCTTTAGTAAATTGTGGTAACCTTGATCTAGGAAATCCTGCAGCCAAACTTCTATCACGGATCCTTCTTTTTACTATTTCCGGCCAATCACCTTTGAATACTGGATTGTAGTAGAGACCGCACTGAATCATTTTGTGATTAGTTTCATTAGACAAAAGTTGAagaggaaaaatatatttgtagaggaaaataaacaagaaaagaCAAATTTCATTGTGGAGTATCATATGAACAAAAGTcaaaaaatgagtaaaaattttcattagaaaaaaataaaagatattggTAATAAAATACAATCCTGAAATAAAGAATGGAAAGTTCATAAAGGAGTGAAAGTGAATATAgttgaagagaaaaataaaaggtgtataatggaaaattataaaagttggAGAATTTTACAGAAACCTACGGAAGAATTGAAAGGAATGGAGTAAtggtaatgaaaataaaaattgaagcgAAACAGATAAATTAAATTGGAgatcaaatacatatttttgacaaatacaagaagtaaaaaaaataagcCGATATGCCAAGAATAATAATggaatgttaataataataaaggatTGATACAAAAGTgtaattttaagcaaaaatattatatgaggCATAGAGAAGAAATCTTAACTAGACATAAAATCCACAACTGTATATTAATTATCAaatgaaagtaatgaaatatgaaaaaattacaaaaaatatcaataaaaatttcgtcAAGGATGAGATCCAATAGTGGACTCGTTGTGGCTAAATAGGTCGTAATAATAACTATAACATGCAACAAAGTTACTGAGTATGAAAATACTAATATATACCAATAATATTTgagtaaaaaattgaataattatcaCCTCAAATTGTCTCTGTCGTTCAGCTGCTTCCTCATCATCTTTGGAATTAGAATAAGGTTCAATCCAAGTGCAGTCTATTATAATTGTCATTTTtgctgcaaaaacaaaacaaattatctgatatttacaaattacaaaGAAGTGTATTTAGTTAGAGTAAGAAACACTCTAAGCAAAGGAAAATTCAAAAGCCTGTGTGTTAATCTACTTGTAAAACAGCTAAACATCTACAATACAATTTTATCAACACGATACAAGATGTTTATATTGGTGCATAAATAGAAACTACCCCATGAATtcataaataaagaaaacataTATCTACTTCGAACGCTTTTCAGCatcatatatataattttttatttaatcctaAGCCAGATTACCGTGGTGGACAcatctattttttctttatattttttgttttctattttactCCTTTGATTTTTATCCCTTTTATATCACCTCTTCTCCCACATTTTCAATCCATCCATTTATTGAAATCATATATATgccaaataatattttccaagatAAACCAGAAGCTTATagcttcataatttttatatttcgaaaaagttACACGAGTATCATAGTATCTTTTTGGTGTTAAATGAAATGATGTTAAAGTTCACTTAAAAGTTTAACTTAATCAATCTAATATTGAAacagttatgttcaatactacttggtacgaaccgtatAACtggcgccctctatgagagtcagacataaaaacaaattcattggatgtagtAGTTCCGGCAAAATCGTAAGAAATGTGGATATTTATTTctcttcaacgccctttatcttgaatacggaaaGCGTTACGAAATTtgtttactgagcaaaccccaaatatttttcagttttcaatcTTTCCTAGAGACGGGAGCACCTTTTTAGACATACCCTGTAGATTCACAAAACCCGACTTTTTATTTGCAGATACACCACATTAGGATGTATAGAATGTAATTAATCACATAATAGTTTGAGAAATTCGTAACTAACTGGGATTGATTCACGTGAAAAAAAACCCTTTAAGGAAACATAGACGTTTCaccatattatttattactatttactTTTCACTCACCTTTATAATGGGGAAATTCTCGTTTATACATATGATATACAGCTGCGTGAGCTTTCAGAACTATATACGAGCATTGGTATTCTAATAATCCATCACTTTCTATAGCAGGAGCAAAAATGTCGCTATTGTAACCCAAATGGCATATCTGTTTAGGTTCGTTGATTGTGAACCAAAATCCAACTTCTggtaaattttttatgacaattCTGGCGTAATCTACAAAATGAGGTATTACACTGGCGTTGACCCAGTGATGGCCATCGTCAAAGAGACGTTGTGGCAGATCAAAATGATAAATCGTAGCAGCTGGAATCATATTATATTTACGTATTTCCCGTACTAGGTTTTTGTAATATTCCAGTCCTTTATAGTTAATTTGATTAGGATAACCAGTTGGTAATACCCTAAAATAAATGGAGTGGAGTCTTCAACACAAAAATGGCAAAAATATGATTAACATGACATGTACAAGAGAGAACCCGACAATGaccggaattatttttaaaaaaagagtcCCAATTATCCACAAAACGTCATACACCTCAAAATAGTCTAGATTACCACTAATTTATCCTACCTATGTTCTAAttgttcgaaatatttttgtgcTTATCTGTAGAAAAAGCTAACAGCTGTGGAATGGATCTCCTTTTATACTTAGAAATAAGGCGAAGTCGGATAAGTAAGGTGCGTAGGGTAGTGTAACCATGATATTTAGTTGAAAAACGGTTGAACGGAGATAGATGTATGTGTAGGTGTATTGTCGTGGTAAAAGAAACAATCTCCTGTCTACTGAAAATCGGATCTTTCTTGACTAACACTTGTCCAATCTtgcataaacaaattttatgtgaaCTACGTGACCTTGACATCAAAAAAGCAAATCAGAATCGTCTGAATGCTCGATTtgattcgaaaatattttttaaatgatggTGTCttctattgaattattattttgattttgggACTTAATCAAAATACCATCACTCGTAATCAATAATGATATTGTAGAGTTTCATGCTGCTCTTTCAAAACACGACATAATAATTTGATCTTGTTTATAATTGTTAGTGGGAACCCAACTAATAACTGATTTCAAACTTGTACCATTGTTCCAAGTTCAAGGTaacgaaattgaaaatatttcagttgCAAATTTACAAGaatataatttccattgaacaccgtaaatataatattcaattaaccACCGAAGAAGTGTGTGCCGAGAGAAATtagataattaattaatatttttgtcatacgtcatttgaatatttaattttgaatccCATGAATTTCAAGATtctacaagaattaatacaatttaaagACACCGCaactattaattaattatttcccataCGATGAAAACATAAGTATTCAAAAGCTCGGAATATCtcagaatttagaaaatagactaagaggttatcaatatgataaaaaaatagaactgcattaaccaaccatgaaatatcaaaaaaacataaattcaataataaagattcaaaaattcttgaaacagaaTCTAAAGCCTGAAAAACGTTTCATGGAAGAAAAACGTACTACAAAAGCACTGCCCATGCCACTTCTCTTCCGGTTATTACCGAGTCCCAATAGTACATAAAATTGTCTCCTTATATAGAGAAAataggataatttttttcaatcacaaTTAAACATTCATGAGATAgtaattatcaaatattcacCTGGACCAAGATATAGAAAATCTGTACACTTTTAAACCAAGCTCTGCAGCAAGTCGTACGTCTTCTCTATATCTAAAATATGAATTGGCGGCAATATCTCCAGTGTCATTATTTCTAATAGGAGATGGTACTCTATGAACAAGAGTGTCCCATATACTTTGTCCTTTACCATCTAAATTCCACGCACCTTCGACCTGGTAGGCTGAAGTTGCTGCCCCAAATAATACATTATCGGAAAATATTCCACGGGTTTTCAGGTATCCTGATACAGAGCTGtagaataaaaaagtaattattcCAAGTAGGACATTCTGAATATTCGATAAATAGTTTCTAGTCAAATTAAAACACGATGGTCATTAATTTGTAGCATCAAGTCTGGAAGTCTTGATGCTACGTTATTCAAAACTCAAATCAACGAATTATTAATTATGCATGTATATGGAGAAGGTAgtaaaaaacgataaaaaatttttatcaccaACCTCGTAGATGATCCATTCTTGAGCAATTCTTCCAGTATCATGCTATCTGTAGATAGTTCATAAGCTGATCCATAATGATTATCAttcgattgaaaattgtttCCAATCGATCCATAACCGTGGACATCATGCCAATTATCTCTTCCACGTCCTGCGTAAAATGGTCTGTGATCTTTATTAGCTATTCCATGATTATTAGGCTCAAAATCCTCAACACTTAGTGCATACCCATTATTATGCCCTTTACCCTGGCCCGCATATGATGGTCTAGATGGTCCATAGTCTTTATGAACTTGTTCATATTCATCGTACTTTGAATCAACGTCTTCACCATATTCATAACCATGattaaaatctttataatttctACCATCTTCCGTATATGATGGTAGAATCGGTGGATGCCAGTCTTGGTATAGAGGATGATTTTGGAAAGACACTGGATTTGGAAATCTGAATTGGTCATCATTGAATTGGAAGGTGATTGTAAGAAAACTATGAAATAGTTTCATATGAATAAGagcttttattatattttatatgattcCTTCCGGTAAGGGCTCTTTCCATCATGTTTCGCTAGGACGAAACATACAATTTTTCTAGATCTTGTAAACAATCCTCAAATTAAACGTATATAATGTATAATACGCTCAAAGACTGAAAACGTCCAGTGGCCGTTTAAAACAGCCACAACGCGCCTTGCGTTTGCCAGAACGCGTTATGGCAGTTCTGATATAAGAAAATTCTGATAACAAAATAgtaaaacattcattatttgaataaatgttcaaagacaacgtttttatatatgttttataaccataaatcaatttatatcaatagttgatataaattattaacagtcgatttaatgtaaaaaagtatattactaAAATCGATCTTCCATGCATATCCACCTATTTGTTTTTGCATGAGGAATTGTTGTGtgttttgtgaataatttcattCGGGTTTTGACTATATCATAACAGCCACAACTCGTTCTGGTAAACGCAAGGAGCacagaacgcgttgtggctgtttTAAACAGCCACTTGCCGTTTTCGGTCTTTGAGCCTAACATTTTCGTATGTTTATACTTTTATTCGTATTCTTATTATCATGTGCTATATTTTAATCACCCTAATGATGGGAAGAGCCCTCTCCgaaatttctcaaattatattttaatacatattaatttgttgcaaaatatagggaaactaaagaaaaattaaattacgaaagtaaaaaaagattatattttattaaacacaTTTgttaatttagaaacaaataattacaagAACATTTTTGAAAAGGAATTAAGAAAAGTTCGAACATTTTATTAGCAACTCTACACGGAATGAAATGGGATAAGTATGCATGAAACTCTTCAATACATACAGTATGGTGGAATTTCAGGCGTGTTTTGttcgtttttattttcgtcTTCATTCCCGTACAGTTCTTGGAGGTACTTGACCCATGTTTCCTTTTGTATTTGGTTTGTCTTGAATTGATTTCTTTTCTTTGTCCCTTTATCATCCGCTATATGATATTCTATATTCATTACGTACTCTTTTGTAATCTTCGTACGAAATCAGGTTTTTTGACGTTCTGTATTGATACTTAGCTCTCACTTCCTCACAGAACCATgctgtttgattttttttctcatctttGTAGTTCACTGTCCTGGATCCAAGTGCCTCCGATGCCGTTTGTTTCTATCTTTTTCAAATGGTATTCACGCTTTTCTCTTCCTCGATTGAGTCTACTCGTGGAAGATGCCCATAACAGTTCAATATTggttttttctactttttgttCTACTTTCCTTTCTTTAAGTTTGTTTATTTCCATTCTTATTTTTCTCAGTAGCAGACTATGTTCACTGTCTACGTTGGCCGAATTCAAAGTTCTTATGTCCAGTATTTGCGTCTGGTGTATATTTCTATTTGTTGCTATATAGTCGATTGTTGATTTATAGCCCCTGGTATTTTTAAATGTGGTTTTGTGAACTTCTTTATAGTTGTAGAAAGTGTTGTTTATTCTGAGCTAGTTAATGGCTCACAGGTTAATCATGAGTTCTCCGTTATTGTTTTTTGCAGTTTCATTAAAtctcttctttcttttttcgcTATTGCCAAACCCTCCTTTGCTCTTTCATATTTATCTACTCCGCTGTATATTACCAGGTAATCGCTATATTGTTTGTCCTTTTCCCTTCTTCTTTGTTTCTTGTAGAGCACATATGTCTATATTATTGTCCTTTACTTCTTCTAATGATTCTTGGTCTTTGATGTTAAACGAATATTTATTAAAGATAAGCAAGGAgcatcaaatatttgtttttccaagtTCTTATCCTTTCCATAGCTTGGGTCGTTGTCTTGAAATTCGTCCTGTTCCGAGGCTCTTTCAACCATGTCAGTTTTCAACTTAGGCAGGAAGCTGACTTAACCCAGGAACTCTCCTTCTTTATCCGGACAAAAGtcgtattaaaaaattgtttttgtaaatgaaGAATATTAGTTACGCCACTTGGTTAAATGATCTCATTGACCAAATCAAATTACGATTTGTGGTTGTGATATAAAATGTGTAAAAGAGAGCATTGTTAAATCTATGTATCATAAAAGTTGAAGGAGATACATTAGTTCAAAGTTTGCATTCGTGTACCAAATGTGGCTTATACCTTTGAGCTTGAAATACTTGAAATCCTctacaaaatgctttttttgAGAATTAAGTGAGTTACTGTCGAAAAACCAACTgcttttttctcgaaaatttggGGAACGAATTTTGGAGCTTTGGAAAAAGAGAAACTTGGAGCGTCCAACAGCTGgcacaaataagaaaaagattGTAGTGATgatgaaatacaatttttcgaaatagtttcttatattattttctaaataaaaagtttcattgattttgaaaatatttttttttattttcttattatttctgtaagaaaattttaattgaaattttgaaattcttaGTCATTGAAGGTGAGTCTCAGAAGGgtttgaatattcaaaaatccTTATAAATACTGACGAAGTAttctcaattcaatataaatacacttttgaataatttttaattataaaagaatcgttaagattattttttaacttttcatatGATTATGGGATGATTTGGAGGGGTTCCATGAATCTGATTGATCTTAAACGTGTTTGATAATGTCAACAgaagattttcaaataaaaatagcaaACACCCTCCGGCACAGGATAGATTTTGAATAAGGGTGTAAGTAGAGCTTAAATTCAAATTTGCATAAAAATGGATattgattaacaaaattccaCAGTTTTTTATCGCTGGACAATCAAACAATCACTTTCTCTGACATCTTCTAGGAGGATCTAATACAAAATGTGCTCGGTTCCCTGAAGTTGAGGCTAGGATTAGGACAATTTCGCCCACGTTCATGGCTTTTCTCGAGAAGAACCAGTTCAACTCTTTTTCATAAATGAGTGTTATGGTGAATTTTTGTCTCCTTTTGATTACTGAGCTCTATAAGTTTaactaatatataaatagtAAACATTCATGAACGTAGAGTGTgtgttattttttatctatctatttttcaaatactatCAAATATCAAGGTAGTTCATTATCTCCACATATGGTGTGTGGTCTACACTTATATGTATATGTACTATAAACAAATTGTGTCATTATTTTTAAGGGCTGTTAATTTTGTTTCTCTCGATGTAGTGCCTCTTTTCTTGAGGTAAGTATCAATTACTTGATCCTATGTGGCTTTTGGTCTCTATCTTTCTTTGTTTTTGCGTAATTGTGCTTCGTATACTGTCTTTACTGGTATTGAATATTCCATTCTTTATTAATGACCTCACCAACTTAGCTGCCGTTGCTCAATGAATGCCATAAGTGACATGATTTCCAGATCTTGTCGTATTTGATCATTTGTTAATCTATCTTTTTTTGTAACACCTCTCACACGCCGAATATATTTCGTATCTACCGCTTGGAATGCAGTTTTTTGACAATTAATGAGTCCATCTTGCACTGATCATATAATTTTGTGTTTCTTGATActtctctttattttttgtgGCTTTTTCAATTCACTTGGCAATCTCTACATCTTTACATCATCATTACcccttttttttatatttctgtttcAAGGTATTCAAATGTGCTCATCGTTTTTATCCTATAtccttttatttctatattttttatttattgtttgtgTGTCATTACTGAAATCTTCTccacatttattttcataccaAACTGCTTTAGTTTATTATTCCAAATGTCTGTACATCTTAAATTCTTTCTGCAATAAGGACTAGATTATGAGCATATGCACCCTTGTATGCTTCTACCTTTGCGAAATCCActttaaaaatttagtatatcTGTCGGTCTTCCTAATGAATACTGCTAGAAATCACAAAGGAATAGTAACCAAGACAAATATCCACAATAAGGGGTAGTACTCATAGTTTGCCGTAGTGAGAAGACCAGAAAGACCAAGGTTAATTTTCTGTTTCGAACGcgagaaaaaagaaaagtagTAGTATTCAAAGCTGAACAGTTGAACTGCAATCAAGCAAATGGTTAAATGGATTACGAAGATGGAAAAGATGTGATAAATTAGTAATAGAATAAGTTAAAAATTGTACTAGCAAAGATCCTTCCCTTCTCTTCCCTGTTAGTTATATATGTATGAAAACCATTTCTAGCAATTCTCTTTGTATTCGATactgtttcaaaaaatatgatcgAATCTATCATTCCATTGTTTATTCACTaatctagtaatttttttttttctcactaATTCTTTGGATTATTTATTGCGTTTTCATTTAAACTGAGcacctaataaaaaaataacaaaaattcttgatattataataaaaatatattgtatttttgtcATTGTCATTTTCATATGAAAGGATATTCATATATTTACGAGGTTTGACTTTAGTAGAAGTTTCCAACGTCAACCTGAAGATGTaagcacttatcaatataaataaagaaatatatatgcACTTGTGTTAAGAGATTCTCCCTTATGTCAGCCATTTCAGATGCTTAGTTTCTATTTAACAATCGTATGAGTgagtttttatgaatatttttcggaaaatgtagaaatttgaGTATCGAGCTGTCATTGAATATGTGCAGAGAAAGCATTTGCCATATACTGTCTGAAGAATAATGCATGTGTAAGCTATCCACCCGTTGTGTGCCGCGTTTGTGTGTCTACAAAAAGCGcattcaaatgaacatttttcaGACCTCATTTATGTGGTTTAATCAGAATGTGTCAGATTTTTAGATCGATTTATAATAGTAGAGGAAACTTGTTTCCATTACATTCTGGAAACGGAAAAAAGGTGATCGGACGGAAAATTGATGAGTACCGTATTTTGGGATATTCATAGGATTATATCATTGACAATTTTCAGaaagataaaacaataaaagaaaaagaaaatgctATTCCATTAGTCAATGCACTAGATCTGCccccagcgactttttcctttttataaCCTTGAAAAAGTTAGTGTATAGTAACTATAGCAacatgttaaaaatataaaaatgttgatatatCTACTTTTTTTGTTGGGTCCGAAAATTTTCAGACAGCCCTGGTATACATATTAGAGTTATTAGTTATTAATAGGGTAATTTGACTAAATATTGACTTTTTAGAGAATGTCAACGCTTCAATTACGGTGAATATATTGTGAGTTTGCATCATGTTTCTGGATTCATCTGGAAATCTGACAGATATATTTTAATACTCAtacgaagaaaataatttttttcgttatctGCAAGGTAAGTGTCTCCAATTACTTGTTGCAGATCAAAATCTGGCATGCATTAAAAATTTGAACGAGACTTTGGATATCTTCATATGTAATCCAAGTGACTCCATCGGGTAGAAGATAAAACTTGGTTACACTTTTATGCTTCAGAAATAAACATAGAGTTTTCATATTCCAATGGTGTAGTCTTCAtagactaataaaaaaaatacgaagtGATAGCAGTGGCGAACGTGTATTTTGCGGGACATTTATTTAATGGTTAGAAATTCATTGtgtagatttgaaaatatttttcaaagttaagtatttttacattaaaaagtCACTCTTTTTTTCAAACCGTCTGCTATTTTCCCCAGTATATTTAATAGTTACGATAAAATAATCTATATGGTACTG includes:
- the LOC130892540 gene encoding myrosinase 1-like, coding for MQIQQCQLYIFITFSFLTITFQFNDDQFRFPNPVSFQNHPLYQDWHPPILPSYTEDGRNYKDFNHGYEYGEDVDSKYDEYEQVHKDYGPSRPSYAGQGKGHNNGYALSVEDFEPNNHGIANKDHRPFYAGRGRDNWHDVHGYGSIGNNFQSNDNHYGSAYELSTDSMILEELLKNGSSTSSVSGYLKTRGIFSDNVLFGAATSAYQVEGAWNLDGKGQSIWDTLVHRVPSPIRNNDTGDIAANSYFRYREDVRLAAELGLKVYRFSISWSRVLPTGYPNQINYKGLEYYKNLVREIRKYNMIPAATIYHFDLPQRLFDDGHHWVNASVIPHFVDYARIVIKNLPEVGFWFTINEPKQICHLGYNSDIFAPAIESDGLLEYQCSYIVLKAHAAVYHMYKREFPHYKAKMTIIIDCTWIEPYSNSKDDEEAAERQRQFECGLYYNPVFKGDWPEIVKRRIRDRSLAAGFPRSRLPQFTKEEIEYIKGTADFLAVNHYFTQLARDVREAPPNETSYNADLGVADSFDPSWTVESNGIFVSVPFGVRKVLNWLTKLYEPYGIMITEIGMSDNGTYTDDLDRVDFYGDYFCNILEAVDEGVNLMGIIYWSLLDNFEWPFGYTAHFGLYHINYTDPQLRRQPKKSASFVRELSGTRKLKCDKPRRNWLLPIRLPGFPKDFPHEHGHYPLPSPRLNSAMVELKNRFYSSTGDVYSSEISVSK